One Alphaproteobacteria bacterium LSUCC0396 genomic region harbors:
- a CDS encoding ABC transporter substrate-binding protein, with translation MIIKKHVSSLLVGALLATGGASVAHAGKSDDTLNVAIDRELESIDNYYNTAREGIIISRMVWDALLYRDPKTNEYLPNLATSYTWVDSKTLEFELRKGVKFHNGEKFDADDVVFTLNYVADPKNGAKPARNVNWWSSAEKLGEYKVRLNLKKEFPAALEFLSGPIVMYPNDYYGKVGPEGMAIKPVGTGPYAVTSVEPGKRYRFKKYDGHHSGSPKGKANIGNVVFRTIAESNTQLAELFSGGIDWIWKVKPDQAERIKSQGAFTVKNSSTMRIGYLNFDAMGRHSKNPMNDVRVRKAIAHAIDREGIVKNLVQGESIVVNSLCFPSQFGCTQDVPKYDYNPEKAKKLLAEAGYPNGFETPFLAYRNRDYAEAMINNLNAIGIKTKFEYLKYAAFRDKVQEGASPFNFGTWGSYSINDVSAITSHFQSGGKDDYSKDPEVIKQLGIGDTNVDPQVRKDAYKAALSRISEEVFMFPLWSYNTWYAFSKDVEFTPTADEIPRFFTAKWK, from the coding sequence ATGATCATAAAAAAACATGTCTCGTCGCTGCTTGTTGGCGCCTTGCTTGCGACAGGTGGTGCCTCTGTTGCGCATGCAGGAAAGTCTGACGACACGCTCAACGTTGCGATTGATCGTGAGTTGGAATCTATCGATAATTATTACAATACAGCGCGCGAGGGCATCATCATTTCACGTATGGTTTGGGATGCGCTTCTTTACAGGGACCCCAAAACAAATGAGTATTTGCCGAATTTGGCGACATCCTACACCTGGGTTGATTCGAAAACCCTTGAATTTGAACTTCGTAAAGGAGTGAAGTTTCATAATGGTGAAAAGTTTGATGCGGATGACGTGGTGTTTACGCTCAATTACGTAGCAGATCCAAAAAATGGAGCAAAACCCGCGCGGAATGTGAACTGGTGGAGTAGTGCTGAGAAACTCGGTGAGTACAAGGTCCGGTTGAACTTGAAAAAAGAGTTTCCTGCCGCGCTAGAGTTCTTATCTGGCCCGATCGTGATGTACCCAAATGATTACTATGGTAAAGTTGGCCCTGAAGGTATGGCGATAAAGCCTGTCGGAACGGGGCCCTACGCTGTCACAAGTGTTGAACCCGGTAAACGCTACCGGTTCAAGAAATATGATGGCCACCATAGCGGCAGCCCAAAGGGAAAAGCGAATATAGGAAATGTTGTGTTTCGTACCATTGCTGAGAGCAACACACAACTCGCAGAGCTTTTTTCGGGCGGTATTGACTGGATTTGGAAAGTCAAACCAGATCAAGCCGAACGTATCAAATCACAGGGTGCATTTACTGTAAAGAATTCCTCAACCATGAGAATTGGGTATCTGAATTTCGATGCAATGGGACGTCACAGTAAAAATCCCATGAACGATGTTCGGGTGCGCAAAGCTATTGCCCATGCGATTGATCGTGAGGGCATCGTCAAAAACTTGGTGCAGGGCGAGTCAATTGTTGTGAATTCACTGTGCTTTCCGTCGCAGTTTGGATGCACTCAGGATGTGCCAAAATATGATTACAACCCCGAAAAGGCAAAGAAGCTGCTGGCCGAGGCAGGCTATCCAAATGGGTTTGAAACACCGTTCCTTGCCTACCGAAACCGTGATTATGCTGAAGCCATGATCAACAATCTGAATGCAATCGGCATCAAGACAAAATTTGAGTATCTGAAATATGCGGCATTCCGAGACAAGGTTCAGGAAGGTGCGTCGCCATTTAACTTTGGTACATGGGGATCATACTCAATTAATGATGTTTCAGCCATTACCAGCCACTTCCAATCTGGTGGTAAGGACGATTATTCAAAAGACCCTGAGGTTATCAAGCAGTTGGGAATTGGGGATACTAATGTAGATCCCCAAGTTAGAAAGGACGCCTATAAAGCGGCTCTTTCTCGCATATCGGAAGAGGTATTTATGTTCCCGCTATGGTCATATAATACATGGTATGCGTTCTCGAAAGACGTCGAATTCACGCCTACGGCAGATGAAATTCCGCGCTTTTTCACAGCAAAATGGAAATAA
- a CDS encoding TAXI family TRAP transporter solute-binding subunit, whose protein sequence is MKLNSIAKILLAAAMIVPATQAISETRVTYKSAKSTSSYYQMAVQIAEGVKQGSKGDITVTVEESQGSVQNVMEVIGRKGNYVFTTPPTLINLARGGKAMFKDKANPRFNEIRALFPIPSLTMHFVMSEASGVTDFSGMEGKTILLGKGSFGAREGAKYLKLFGLEGKVKLAEVELSNAVPALKNGQIDGFVTAGSYPAPNVIEAAASAGARVLSLSDEQIKLSKRTRLEIPAGTYAGQSSEITTTSLPVVAFATTDMDDATAYALTKTFWEAKASMGSAAKWWNGVSLDMLDNIVTEIHPGAVKYYKEVGAKLASHH, encoded by the coding sequence ATGAAACTCAATTCGATAGCAAAGATTTTGCTGGCGGCGGCGATGATCGTGCCAGCAACACAAGCGATAAGTGAAACGCGCGTTACCTATAAATCGGCAAAGTCGACTTCATCCTATTATCAAATGGCGGTACAGATTGCCGAGGGGGTGAAGCAAGGCTCGAAGGGCGACATAACTGTCACCGTCGAAGAGAGTCAGGGGTCGGTTCAAAATGTGATGGAAGTGATCGGCCGTAAAGGTAATTATGTGTTCACCACACCGCCCACGCTGATCAATCTGGCCCGTGGTGGCAAGGCGATGTTCAAGGATAAGGCAAATCCGCGCTTTAATGAAATCAGGGCTTTGTTCCCAATTCCGTCTTTGACCATGCATTTTGTGATGTCGGAAGCGTCAGGTGTAACCGATTTCAGCGGTATGGAGGGCAAGACAATTTTGCTTGGCAAGGGGTCGTTTGGTGCGAGAGAAGGCGCAAAATATCTCAAGCTGTTTGGCCTTGAAGGCAAGGTGAAGCTGGCTGAGGTTGAATTATCGAATGCGGTTCCTGCGCTAAAGAATGGCCAGATTGACGGGTTTGTGACGGCCGGATCCTACCCGGCACCAAATGTGATCGAGGCGGCAGCATCTGCCGGTGCGAGGGTGCTGTCTCTATCTGATGAGCAAATCAAACTGTCAAAGCGCACGCGGCTCGAGATACCGGCTGGCACATATGCTGGTCAGTCGTCGGAGATTACCACAACATCATTGCCCGTTGTCGCCTTTGCCACAACAGATATGGATGACGCGACAGCCTATGCCTTGACCAAAACCTTTTGGGAAGCGAAAGCGTCCATGGGTTCTGCGGCAAAATGGTGGAATGGTGTATCGCTTGATATGCTTGATAATATTGTGACCGAGATCCATCCGGGCGCCGTAAAATACTATAAAGAGGTCGGTGCCAAGCTGGCATCACATCACTGA
- a CDS encoding ABC transporter permease: protein MLFYTLKRFGLASLVALTVSFISFGLLYLSSDPAIAMAGETASDADIEAIRKLYGFDRPILVQYFDWLQRAIGGDLGKSYYFRTDVSALIGERLPTTMMLGVSAITFAILFSVPLGVAAAIRPNSIIDRVALFLSVMGQALPSFWFALMLIVLLSVNLRLLPTSGSDTWLHFVMPTVVLGYYAAPAIMRLTRTGMLEVLSTDYIRTARAKGLRPVVVLFKHALRNAIIPVVSLAAVQFGFMLGGSIVVETIFALHGAGFLAWESITRNDLPTVQGLILVFSLFYIVLTFFADLLNAWLDPRIRIS, encoded by the coding sequence ATGCTTTTTTATACATTGAAGCGGTTTGGCCTCGCATCATTAGTCGCTTTAACGGTTTCTTTTATCAGCTTTGGTCTGCTCTATCTGTCGAGTGACCCAGCGATTGCTATGGCTGGTGAAACGGCTTCAGACGCGGATATTGAGGCCATTCGTAAACTATATGGCTTTGACCGGCCTATCCTTGTCCAGTATTTTGACTGGCTTCAGCGTGCAATTGGTGGTGACCTGGGAAAAAGCTATTATTTCCGAACTGACGTCAGCGCCCTGATTGGTGAAAGATTGCCCACCACCATGATGCTTGGGGTTAGCGCAATTACCTTTGCAATTCTATTCTCAGTTCCGCTTGGTGTTGCTGCTGCAATTCGTCCAAACAGCATTATTGACCGCGTTGCGCTGTTCTTATCTGTTATGGGGCAGGCGCTTCCAAGCTTTTGGTTTGCCCTGATGCTCATCGTTTTACTGTCAGTAAATCTGCGTCTGTTGCCAACATCCGGTTCCGATACATGGCTGCATTTTGTAATGCCAACCGTGGTTCTTGGGTATTATGCGGCGCCAGCGATTATGCGGCTAACGCGAACTGGCATGCTTGAGGTTCTCAGCACAGATTACATAAGAACCGCGCGGGCAAAGGGATTACGGCCGGTAGTGGTCCTCTTTAAACATGCTCTTCGTAACGCGATTATCCCTGTTGTCAGCCTAGCTGCGGTGCAGTTTGGGTTTATGTTGGGGGGGTCGATTGTTGTCGAAACAATTTTTGCTTTGCATGGGGCTGGCTTTTTAGCTTGGGAGTCAATTACCAGAAATGATCTACCGACAGTGCAGGGGCTTATTCTAGTCTTTTCATTATTTTACATTGTTCTCACATTTTTTGCTGATTTGCTAAATGCGTGGCTTGATCCTCGGATCAGGATTAGCTGA
- a CDS encoding amidase, translating to MSDLCDMTAVELRRMIGRKNISPVELLDSCIARIEATDGALNAVVTRSFDHARDAAIDAEKAVLSGQELGLLHGLPVGIKDLEATAGIRTTLGSTLYANHIPTKDQGSVANIRAEGGIIIGKTNTPEFGAGANTRNLVFGATGNPFNPEKTCGGSSGGSAVALATGMMPLASGSDYGGSLRTPAGFCGVVGIRPSPGVVAAEGRPVGLLPFSVLGPMGRTVDDAYLLLQAQMGVDPHDPFSTSPDIDLFAPLEGADLGSIRAMITADLGAAPMSKSYRSLFADRVGVFGRHFSTAIEGSPDFTDGDNSFEVLRGVNFVAAHGERVRQHRDKLSPNVVDNVDRGLAYNLEDVAIAHLQQSKIARNWLDLFDEVDVVICPAASTSPFPHDQWSVTEIDDVQMETYMRWLAITYLPTMALASAVVLPCGLDDHHMPFGIQILGAPGRDRLVIEVAKALEDVLAVNEKTRRPLPDIANLANVAKAAG from the coding sequence ATGTCAGACCTATGTGACATGACCGCTGTCGAATTACGCCGCATGATTGGACGCAAAAACATTTCGCCGGTTGAGCTGCTGGATAGTTGCATTGCCCGGATCGAAGCGACAGATGGGGCGCTTAACGCCGTTGTTACGCGTTCATTTGATCACGCCCGTGACGCGGCAATTGACGCTGAAAAAGCCGTTCTGAGTGGGCAGGAATTGGGTTTGCTACACGGGCTTCCGGTTGGCATCAAAGATCTTGAAGCGACCGCCGGGATCCGCACCACTTTAGGCTCGACACTTTATGCCAATCACATCCCAACCAAGGATCAGGGGTCAGTTGCGAATATTCGCGCCGAGGGCGGTATCATTATCGGCAAGACTAACACACCGGAATTTGGTGCGGGGGCAAATACACGCAATCTTGTATTTGGTGCCACCGGCAATCCTTTCAATCCAGAAAAAACCTGTGGTGGTTCGTCGGGCGGATCAGCGGTTGCGCTTGCCACTGGTATGATGCCGCTTGCCAGCGGATCTGATTATGGGGGCAGCCTGCGCACGCCTGCAGGTTTCTGCGGTGTTGTCGGCATCCGGCCATCTCCGGGGGTTGTTGCAGCAGAAGGGCGGCCGGTTGGCCTGCTTCCTTTTTCCGTTCTCGGGCCGATGGGGCGCACCGTTGACGATGCCTATCTATTGCTGCAGGCACAGATGGGCGTTGATCCGCATGATCCATTTTCAACATCACCTGACATCGATTTATTTGCGCCCCTTGAAGGCGCCGATCTTGGCAGCATCAGGGCAATGATTACGGCCGATCTTGGCGCCGCGCCAATGTCAAAAAGCTATCGGTCGCTTTTCGCCGACCGGGTTGGTGTTTTCGGCCGTCACTTTTCGACTGCGATAGAGGGCAGCCCCGACTTTACCGATGGTGATAACTCATTTGAAGTTTTGCGCGGGGTGAATTTTGTTGCCGCACATGGTGAGCGTGTCCGTCAACACCGCGACAAGCTAAGCCCGAACGTTGTCGATAATGTTGATCGCGGCCTTGCCTATAATCTGGAAGATGTTGCAATCGCACATCTGCAACAAAGCAAGATTGCCCGCAACTGGCTCGATCTCTTTGACGAGGTGGATGTGGTCATTTGTCCAGCCGCATCAACCTCACCATTCCCGCATGATCAATGGTCGGTTACAGAGATTGATGATGTGCAAATGGAAACTTATATGCGCTGGCTGGCGATCACCTATTTGCCAACAATGGCGCTTGCAAGCGCGGTTGTTCTGCCATGCGGGCTAGATGATCATCACATGCCGTTTGGCATCCAGATTCTGGGCGCGCCCGGGCGTGATCGGCTTGTTATTGAGGTTGCAAAAGCGCTCGAGGACGTGCTTGCTGTGAACGAGAAAACCCGTCGCCCTCTTCCCGATATAGCCAATCTGGCAAATGTTGCAAAAGCGGCAGGCTAA
- a CDS encoding ABC transporter ATP-binding protein codes for MPDRVLEVKNLSVDIPLAEGVLHAVDDLNIHVDKGETLCIVGESGCGKSLTSLAIMDLLPKKAIRRLRQLDLAGTSILDYSEKQMSDIRGNKMGMIFQEPMTSLNPAFTIGNQMIETLHRHRTISGDEARDLAKRMLEKVGITAADQRLGQYPHQLSGGLRQRVMIAMTLLCEPELIIADEPTTALDVTIQAQILLLLKDLQNEFDMGLMLITHDLGVVARIATRVAVMYAGQIVEQGTAQQIFENPLHPYTRGLMRCIPVPGKTKRGTPLGSIPGMVPSLIGEFTGCRFADRCDMASDACRQSDISLRDPKGKTQAYRCIHDAKTLAKSEVA; via the coding sequence ATGCCTGATCGAGTGCTTGAGGTCAAAAATCTATCGGTGGATATTCCCCTCGCCGAGGGCGTGCTGCATGCAGTAGACGACCTCAATATTCATGTGGATAAGGGTGAGACGCTGTGCATCGTTGGTGAGTCTGGTTGTGGCAAATCATTGACCTCGTTGGCGATAATGGATCTGTTGCCCAAAAAAGCGATCCGGAGGCTACGACAGCTTGATCTGGCGGGCACGAGTATCCTTGATTATTCCGAGAAACAAATGTCGGATATTCGGGGTAACAAGATGGGAATGATTTTCCAAGAGCCAATGACCAGTCTGAACCCGGCCTTTACCATAGGCAATCAGATGATCGAGACATTGCACCGTCATCGCACCATATCAGGTGATGAGGCGCGCGATCTGGCAAAGCGTATGCTGGAAAAGGTTGGCATCACTGCGGCCGATCAGCGGCTTGGTCAATATCCGCATCAATTATCTGGTGGGTTGCGTCAACGGGTTATGATTGCCATGACGCTTTTATGTGAACCGGAATTGATTATCGCTGACGAGCCGACAACGGCGCTTGATGTGACGATTCAGGCGCAGATCCTGTTGTTGTTGAAAGACCTGCAAAATGAATTTGATATGGGGCTGATGCTGATCACACATGATCTTGGCGTGGTGGCGCGAATTGCGACCCGTGTTGCGGTGATGTATGCGGGCCAAATCGTCGAGCAGGGCACGGCGCAGCAGATTTTTGAAAACCCGCTTCACCCTTATACCCGCGGGCTTATGCGTTGTATTCCGGTGCCGGGAAAAACCAAGCGCGGTACGCCACTTGGGTCAATCCCGGGTATGGTGCCGTCGCTGATTGGCGAATTTACTGGCTGCAGGTTTGCTGATCGCTGCGATATGGCCAGCGATGCGTGTCGTCAGAGTGATATTTCGCTGCGTGACCCAAAAGGTAAAACACAGGCTTATCGCTGCATCCATGATGCTAAAACACTGGCAAAAAGTGAGGTGGCATGA
- a CDS encoding ABC transporter ATP-binding protein, with protein sequence MMAELMIDAKDVTRNFSISRGMFRGKQQLKAVNGVNLTVARGEVLALVGESGCGKTTLAKMLLGLLPQSSGTVELCGKPINDVPRLELARTVQPIFQDPYSSLNPRKTIGSIIALPMKVQGVADLDSMQRRVEETMELVGLPPRLRNAFPNQLSGGQRQRVAIARALVNRPQIVVCDEPTSALDVSVQSQILNLLNDLRDELNLTYIIISHNLAVVEHIATRVAVMYLGRIVEVADTDKLFNDPQHPYTRALLNSVLTPDPNLGIPNNQLGASYPNPIDPPTGCSFHPRCANAMPHCSGIAPVGKAQKGHYVECHLYED encoded by the coding sequence ATGATGGCTGAACTAATGATTGATGCAAAGGATGTAACCCGGAACTTCTCTATTTCACGCGGTATGTTTCGGGGAAAGCAACAGCTCAAGGCAGTGAATGGGGTAAATCTGACGGTTGCGCGCGGCGAGGTTCTGGCACTTGTTGGCGAGTCGGGTTGTGGAAAAACGACGCTTGCCAAAATGCTGCTTGGTCTGTTGCCACAATCATCGGGCACGGTTGAGCTATGTGGCAAGCCGATCAATGATGTGCCGCGGCTCGAGTTGGCGCGAACTGTGCAGCCTATCTTTCAAGACCCATATTCGTCGCTCAATCCGCGAAAGACGATCGGCTCTATCATCGCGTTGCCGATGAAGGTGCAGGGCGTTGCTGATCTGGACAGTATGCAACGGCGAGTCGAGGAAACGATGGAGCTGGTGGGGTTGCCGCCGCGCCTTCGTAATGCCTTTCCAAATCAGTTATCGGGCGGCCAGCGCCAGCGCGTGGCAATTGCCCGTGCGCTGGTCAACCGGCCACAAATTGTCGTGTGTGACGAGCCAACATCGGCGCTGGATGTCTCGGTGCAGTCGCAGATATTGAACCTGTTGAACGACCTGCGCGATGAGTTGAATTTAACATATATTATCATCAGTCATAATCTGGCAGTGGTCGAACATATCGCAACGCGGGTGGCTGTGATGTATCTTGGGCGTATTGTCGAAGTCGCCGATACCGATAAATTGTTTAATGATCCGCAGCACCCCTATACACGCGCGCTGTTGAATTCAGTTCTGACCCCTGATCCAAATCTGGGGATTCCGAATAACCAGTTAGGCGCCAGTTATCCAAATCCGATTGACCCACCGACAGGCTGTTCGTTTCATCCGCGCTGTGCCAACGCAATGCCGCATTGCTCTGGCATTGCGCCAGTCGGAAAAGCTCAAAAAGGGCATTATGTCGAATGCCATCTTTATGAGGATTGA
- a CDS encoding TRAP transporter permease, protein MAPLKSTRSIWIGLGALSVVFHLWLIFSGLVPNLVSRPLHMALVIPWVFLFKSSIGLRRVCDWGFTIIGMAACLWIVVNHNLLLDQYGYLANQFQTFVAVILLMTVLEMARRSIGWPLPLLALIALFYGLFGNYVPGEFGHPGTPLASFLGTMTIAEGGIWGTLTGVSVSIVAIFVIFGAMLNAGEAGAGFMNVATSAAGRLRGGAAKVSVLSSALFGSISGSASANVASTGIVTLPTMTSLGYPKRIAAAVEAVASSGGQIMPPLMGAGAFVMVELTGIPYGEIIVAAALPALLYFFAVWIGVDIYAIRFGLRPLDPAARPAFRNVLITASFFLIPFTVLLFFMYVGFTPQYAAAVAILAATFLLFINGSLVISFRAGVGRICDAAVIAGGQIAMIASIILCASIIIGVLGITGLGIKVTSLILSFSGGMIWPALLLTALACLFLGMEVPTTAAYVICVSVAGPALIDLGMAPLTVHLFVFWYALLSTITPPVCGGVFIAAGMVGENWLRVGLTAMALGIGLYLIPLGMVMHPELLTIDTTPVLSLFAFCKIALALGLTSYAVISAAKPFRRLISLVLGMALLLMN, encoded by the coding sequence ATGGCACCGTTGAAATCAACAAGATCTATTTGGATTGGGCTTGGGGCTTTATCTGTTGTGTTTCATCTATGGCTCATTTTTTCCGGCCTTGTGCCCAATCTTGTATCAAGGCCGCTTCACATGGCGCTGGTTATCCCGTGGGTTTTTCTGTTCAAATCATCAATTGGGTTGCGGCGCGTTTGTGACTGGGGCTTTACCATCATCGGAATGGCGGCTTGCCTCTGGATTGTCGTAAATCACAATTTGCTGCTCGATCAATATGGCTATCTTGCCAATCAGTTTCAGACGTTTGTTGCAGTTATCCTGTTGATGACGGTATTGGAAATGGCGCGCAGGTCCATTGGTTGGCCGCTTCCTCTGCTGGCTTTGATCGCGCTTTTCTATGGGCTGTTTGGTAACTATGTTCCGGGCGAATTTGGCCATCCGGGAACGCCGCTTGCCAGCTTTCTTGGCACAATGACAATCGCCGAGGGCGGTATCTGGGGCACATTAACCGGTGTTTCCGTCTCAATCGTTGCGATTTTTGTTATTTTTGGGGCCATGTTGAATGCGGGCGAGGCTGGTGCCGGCTTTATGAATGTTGCGACATCGGCGGCAGGGCGGCTGCGAGGGGGCGCGGCAAAAGTATCGGTTCTATCGTCAGCATTATTTGGGTCAATATCAGGTTCGGCATCGGCAAATGTGGCCTCTACCGGTATTGTAACATTGCCAACGATGACCTCACTTGGCTATCCAAAACGGATCGCGGCGGCGGTAGAGGCGGTGGCGTCATCAGGCGGTCAGATCATGCCGCCATTAATGGGCGCAGGCGCGTTCGTCATGGTCGAATTAACCGGCATCCCCTATGGCGAGATCATTGTCGCGGCTGCACTGCCGGCGCTATTATATTTCTTTGCCGTTTGGATTGGGGTGGATATTTATGCAATACGTTTCGGACTGCGCCCGCTTGATCCCGCGGCGCGTCCGGCTTTTCGAAACGTGCTGATAACGGCCAGCTTCTTTTTGATACCATTTACCGTTCTTTTGTTTTTTATGTATGTCGGTTTTACCCCGCAATATGCCGCCGCAGTGGCCATCTTAGCCGCAACATTTTTGCTATTTATTAACGGATCACTGGTAATAAGCTTTCGTGCGGGCGTGGGGCGCATATGTGACGCGGCTGTCATAGCCGGCGGCCAGATTGCCATGATCGCGTCAATAATTCTTTGCGCATCGATTATCATAGGCGTGCTTGGAATAACCGGTCTCGGGATTAAGGTGACATCACTTATTTTGTCTTTTTCGGGCGGAATGATCTGGCCAGCATTATTATTAACCGCGCTTGCTTGTCTTTTCCTTGGCATGGAAGTGCCAACAACCGCGGCCTATGTGATCTGTGTTTCGGTTGCAGGGCCGGCATTGATTGATCTTGGAATGGCACCATTGACGGTGCATTTGTTTGTTTTCTGGTATGCGCTTTTATCGACAATCACGCCGCCCGTTTGTGGTGGGGTGTTTATCGCTGCTGGCATGGTTGGTGAAAACTGGCTGCGGGTCGGGCTGACGGCGATGGCGCTTGGTATCGGACTTTATCTGATCCCGCTTGGTATGGTGATGCATCCCGAGCTGCTGACAATCGACACGACGCCTGTATTGTCATTATTTGCGTTTTGCAAAATTGCCCTCGCTCTTGGTCTGACATCCTATGCGGTAATCAGTGCAGCCAAACCGTTTCGCCGCCTGATAAGCCTTGTTCTGGGCATGGCACTATTGCTGATGAACTAA
- a CDS encoding ABC transporter permease: protein MSLSNSANINRSGKLSSLIKKVKGHQGMIIGSVIVITVIAIALLAPLIAPHDPYHQDLMRRLVPPVWDSRGSWEHILGTDHLGRDYLSRLIYGARISLLIGIGAAVISGIIGTFMGVMAGYFGGRVDMVVTFLITVRLSMPVVLVALAVVAIVGGSLQVVVTVLGLLLWDRFAVVMRSSTLQIRSMDYVAAARAVGCSTSRVLIAEVMPNVVNNLIVITTIEIAHAIILEAALSFLGLGVQPPLPSWGLMVSEGKDMMLFEPWLIAIPGVALFMLVLAINLMGDGARDITAPENRN, encoded by the coding sequence ATGTCATTATCAAATAGTGCAAACATAAATAGGTCAGGCAAATTGTCTTCGCTGATTAAAAAAGTCAAAGGCCATCAGGGCATGATCATCGGCTCGGTCATTGTCATTACAGTCATTGCCATCGCTTTGCTTGCCCCGCTTATTGCCCCGCACGATCCGTATCATCAAGATTTGATGCGGCGTCTTGTGCCGCCTGTTTGGGACAGCCGTGGTAGCTGGGAGCATATTCTTGGCACGGATCACCTTGGGCGTGATTACCTGTCAAGGTTGATATATGGGGCTCGAATTTCCCTGCTCATTGGCATCGGGGCTGCAGTTATTTCTGGCATCATCGGTACTTTTATGGGGGTTATGGCGGGCTATTTTGGTGGCCGCGTTGATATGGTCGTCACGTTTCTGATCACGGTCAGGCTCTCGATGCCGGTCGTTCTAGTGGCGTTGGCGGTTGTGGCGATTGTTGGTGGGTCGCTGCAGGTGGTCGTGACGGTGTTGGGCTTGTTATTGTGGGATCGATTTGCCGTGGTGATGCGGTCATCGACCTTGCAAATTCGTTCGATGGATTATGTTGCTGCAGCACGGGCGGTTGGCTGTTCAACCTCACGTGTTTTGATCGCAGAGGTGATGCCGAACGTGGTTAACAATCTGATCGTGATCACAACGATTGAAATTGCGCACGCGATTATTCTTGAAGCCGCATTGTCGTTCCTTGGCCTTGGCGTTCAACCTCCATTGCCATCCTGGGGGCTGATGGTGTCCGAAGGAAAGGATATGATGTTATTTGAGCCATGGTTGATTGCTATACCAGGAGTGGCGTTGTTTATGCTGGTTCTAGCTATCAATCTGATGGGTGATGGTGCACGGGATATAACTGCACCGGAAAATAGGAACTAG
- a CDS encoding M20 family metallopeptidase, with the protein MSREQALSKIDEYYHTGGFEADLARRIAYKTESNLAGCEAALQAYLDDDLVPYLSDLGFDCEIYPNPRNDAGPFLVARRIEGDDLPTVMTYGHGDVVAGYDTQWDNGMSPWQITKDGQRWYGRGTADNKGQHTINMAALKTVLEARGTLGFNVVILIEMGEERGSPGLKDFCAAHRDLFKADVFIASDGPRIHPDKPTIFMGSRGVFNFTMRLDSHAGGHHSGNWGGLLTNPGVVMAHALASMIDRNGKILVEGWRNTQIPNSVRAAIAKLEVGGGENAPEINPNWGEPDMTLGERVFASNTFEVRAFETGNPRSPANAIPPSAVVFGHLRYVVGTEVSQLMPLLRAHLDKHGFNDITITSERDPMYATRLDPDHPWAKWALKSLGETASEDISVMPNLGGSLPNDVFADLLGLPTIWVPHSYAGCSQHAPNEHILESITQSALRLMTGLWWDLGAGNTPRNSN; encoded by the coding sequence ATGAGCCGAGAACAGGCATTATCCAAAATTGACGAATATTATCACACCGGCGGTTTCGAGGCTGACCTTGCGCGCAGGATCGCTTATAAAACCGAAAGCAACCTTGCCGGATGCGAGGCCGCTTTACAGGCCTATCTTGATGATGATCTCGTGCCATATTTATCCGACCTTGGATTTGATTGTGAAATCTATCCAAACCCGCGCAACGACGCCGGCCCATTTCTGGTGGCGCGGCGCATCGAAGGCGATGATCTACCAACGGTGATGACCTATGGTCATGGCGATGTGGTTGCTGGATACGATACCCAATGGGACAATGGAATGTCGCCATGGCAAATCACCAAGGATGGACAGCGCTGGTATGGCCGCGGCACCGCCGATAATAAGGGCCAGCACACGATTAATATGGCCGCATTGAAAACCGTACTCGAGGCGCGCGGCACGCTTGGCTTCAATGTTGTCATTCTGATTGAAATGGGCGAGGAACGTGGCTCGCCCGGGCTAAAGGATTTCTGTGCCGCCCATCGGGATCTATTCAAGGCCGACGTATTTATTGCGTCTGACGGGCCGCGCATCCACCCCGATAAACCGACCATTTTTATGGGATCTCGTGGGGTATTTAATTTTACCATGCGACTGGATTCGCACGCTGGCGGTCATCATTCCGGGAATTGGGGCGGCCTGCTGACCAACCCCGGCGTGGTCATGGCACATGCGCTTGCCAGCATGATTGATCGAAATGGAAAAATTCTTGTCGAAGGATGGCGCAACACCCAAATCCCAAATTCGGTTCGCGCAGCAATTGCCAAGCTAGAGGTTGGGGGCGGCGAAAACGCACCCGAGATTAACCCAAATTGGGGCGAGCCTGATATGACGCTTGGTGAACGGGTTTTTGCCAGCAACACGTTTGAAGTGCGTGCGTTTGAAACTGGTAATCCGCGATCACCAGCCAATGCTATCCCGCCAAGTGCCGTGGTGTTTGGGCATCTTCGCTATGTTGTTGGCACCGAAGTTAGCCAGTTAATGCCGCTGCTGCGCGCGCATCTCGACAAGCACGGATTCAATGATATCACGATCACCAGCGAGCGCGATCCGATGTATGCTACACGGCTTGATCCCGATCATCCATGGGCGAAATGGGCGCTGAAATCGCTTGGCGAAACGGCCAGTGAGGATATTTCTGTGATGCCAAATCTTGGGGGATCATTGCCCAATGACGTGTTTGCAGATTTGCTTGGATTGCCGACCATCTGGGTGCCGCATTCTTATGCTGGCTGCTCGCAACACGCACCAAACGAGCATATTCTGGAATCAATCACCCAATCGGCGCTACGGCTAATGACTGGGTTATGGTGGGACCTTGGTGCCGGAAACACCCCACGGAACAGCAACTGA